A stretch of Microbacterium sp. 4R-513 DNA encodes these proteins:
- the eda gene encoding bifunctional 4-hydroxy-2-oxoglutarate aldolase/2-dehydro-3-deoxy-phosphogluconate aldolase, translated as MSDEDAVLAIERVRIVPVVVIDDPRHAAPVARALTEGGIPTAEVTLRTPAALEAIAAMSRVDGFVVGAGTILGAADADAAIEAGANYLVSPGLDVESVARAQARGIPFIPGVATATEVQRAHAARVTRVKLFPAGVLGGPKLIEALSGPFPEMRFVPSGGVSLDNFVDYLTLPSVFAVSGSWMVPRAAIAAGAADAIRDLAAEAAAIAKG; from the coding sequence ACGAGGACGCAGTGCTCGCGATCGAGCGCGTTCGCATCGTGCCGGTCGTCGTCATCGACGACCCGCGACACGCCGCTCCAGTGGCACGGGCCCTCACCGAGGGCGGCATCCCTACGGCCGAAGTGACGCTGCGCACCCCTGCGGCGCTCGAGGCGATCGCGGCGATGTCGCGTGTGGACGGGTTCGTCGTGGGCGCGGGGACGATCCTCGGCGCGGCGGACGCCGACGCCGCCATCGAGGCCGGCGCGAACTACCTCGTCAGCCCGGGCCTCGACGTGGAGAGCGTGGCTCGCGCGCAGGCACGCGGCATCCCGTTCATCCCGGGGGTCGCGACAGCGACCGAAGTGCAGCGGGCCCACGCGGCCCGCGTCACCCGGGTCAAGCTGTTCCCTGCCGGCGTGCTCGGTGGGCCGAAGCTGATCGAGGCACTGTCCGGGCCGTTCCCCGAGATGCGGTTCGTGCCCAGCGGTGGCGTCAGCCTCGACAACTTCGTCGACTATCTCACTCTCCCTTCGGTGTTCGCCGTGAGCGGCAGTTGGATGGTGCCGCGTGCGGCCATCGCGGCCGGTGCCGCCGACGCGATTCGTGACCTCGCCGCTGAGGCGGCTGCCATCGCAAAGGGCTGA